The following proteins come from a genomic window of Oxyura jamaicensis isolate SHBP4307 breed ruddy duck chromosome 12, BPBGC_Ojam_1.0, whole genome shotgun sequence:
- the GXYLT2 gene encoding glucoside xylosyltransferase 2, with product MRLSCKVAAALLGLAGLLLLLYLLAGRHAAPRPPPSARPAARRQPRLGRSPLRRSGAGGAGARKPGEQKHSKEPSSLQCMHLAVVACGDRLEETLIMLKSAVLFSNRRLCFHIFSEDSLKPEFEKKLQEWPSSYTKKFEYNIYPITFSVGNAQEWKKLFKPCAAQRLFLPVILKDVDSLLYVDTDVLFLRPIDDIWHILKEFNSTQLAAMAPEHEIPKIGWYSRFARHPYYGTTGVNSGVMLMNLTRIRNTQFKNSMIPSGLTWEEMLYPLYQKYKNYITWGDQDLLNIIFYFNPECLYVFPCQWNYRPDHCMYGSNCKGAEEEGVSILHGNRGVYHDDKQPTFKALYEVIRDFPFEDNLFQSLYYPLQSKFLDTVHTLCGRIPQVFLKQIEKTMKKVYENRVIVYLGANHRY from the exons atGCGGCTGTCCTGCAAGGTGGCGGCggcgctgctggggctggccggcctgctgctgctcctctaCCTGCTGGCCGGCCGCCacgccgccccccgcccgccgccctccgcccgccccgccgcccgccgccagcCGCGCCTCGGCCGGAGCCCGCTGcggaggagcggggccgggggagccggCGCCAG GAAGCCTGGAGAGCAAAAACATTCGAAAGAACCTTCATCTTTACAATGCATGCATCTGGCAGTTGTGGCATGTGGGGACCGGCTGGAAGAGACGCTAATCATGCTGAAATCAGCAGTTCTCTTCAGCAACAGGAGgctctgttttcacattttttctgagGATTCTCTTAAGCCCGAATTCGAGAAGAAG TTACAGGAATGGCCCTCCTCATACACAAAGAAGTTTGAATACAACATTTATCCAATAACCTTCTCAGTAGGAAATGCTCAGGAATGGAAAAAGTTATTCAAACCATGTGCTGCCCAGCGCCTTTTTCTTCCG GTTATTTTAAAGGATGTGGATTCTCTCCTTTATGTGGACACTGATGTTCTCTTCCTGAGGCCCATCGATGACATCTGGCACATCCTGAAAGAATTTAACTCGACACAGCTAGCTGCTATGGCCCCAGAACACGAAATACCAAAGATTGGCTGGTACAGTCGATTTGCGCGTCACCCGTATTACGGGACAACTGGAGTCAATTCCGGAGTGATGCTAATGAATTTAACACGGATACGCAACACTCAGTTCAAG AACAGCATGATACCAAGTGGTTTGACTTGGGAGGAAATGCTCTATCCATTATACCAAAAGTACAAAAATTACATTACGTGGGGAGACCAGGATctactaaatattattttttactttaaccCAG AGTGTCTCTACGTGTTTCCATGTCAGTGGAACTACCGACCTGACCACTGCATGTATGGAAGTAACTGCAAAGGTGCAGAAGAAGAAGGTGTCTCCATTTTGCATGGAAATAGAGGTGTCTACCATGATGACAAACAGCCTACGTTCAAGGCACTCTATGAAGTGATACGTGAT ttTCCATTTGAAGACAATCTCTTCCAGTCTTTGTACTATCCTCTTCAGTCTAAGTTTCTGGACACAGTGCACACTTTATGTGGGAGAATTCCACAAGTGTTTTTGAAGCAAATTGAGAAAACTATGAAGAAGGTGTATGAAAATCGTGTCATTGTCTACCTGGGGGCCAACCACAGATACTAA